The nucleotide sequence AAATTTGTTTTTAAGTTTATTCATCGATTTGTATTGATGGGTTATGATTTTTTAACTTGGTTGGGCTCATTAATATAAAAACCAGCAAGATTAACTGAATAATAATTATTATAAGTGCAAAAAATTGTGTTTGAAAAGCGATTTCAGATTCTATTCTGTCGTTTTTTCGTCTGCAATCTAAATTGTTTTTCAGCAGTTGTTTCTCACAAAAATCTATATCGATTCTTTCATCTATTTTTTTCTTTTCCCATATTATATAGCTGTCGATTTTGTTTGAAGCAATATCTAAATGGTCTATGTTTTTCAGAATAAGCCAACCGCTAATAATGATGGTGCTGATTGATAATGACAGGGCTATTATTTTTTTCATTGTTTTAATTTCATTTTCTGAATCTTTTCTTTTTGTTGATAATATAATTTTGAGCATCTTTCAGAAAATCCAAAATAAGTGTCTTCGCTAAAATCTTCTAAATTAATTTCCTGAAATTTCATTTTGGTTTTTATGGTTGGTAATTTTACTAATTCGCCTTCTTCATTATTAGCTAGGTCATCAAAGTAATTCCAATTACCAATATAATCGCTGGTTAACAGATTCACGCTCGACTCACCACTACCGTCATTGACTGCGTTTCCAAACTCATATCGACTCATACCTATTAACTGTATTTTTTTAGTTTTTTTATTGTAACGAAAATGGTTTTTGTAGCCAGCCCGCATCCAATCATTAAAAAAAACAAATCCATTTTTAGCATCAATTATTCCCGACATTTCGTTTAAAATCTCGATTGGCTGGCTTTTTATTTTTTTGAAATTTTGAGTGGATAATCTGCACACAATCCGCGATTCTTTGTCATCCATATAGACAGAATCTTTTTTGCCATCAAAGTCAATGTCTTTGATGAGTTTTTGGGCAAAACTGCTTTGTAAAGCTAAAATGATGATGAGTATTGATAATATGTTTTTCATTGTTTGTGTTTTATAAAATTTCATTAAAGCTCGAATTCGCTCCCTATTTTATCTAGTTTTTCTAAAGTTTTAATATTGATGTCTTCAAGGTAAATTGGCGGGTAATTTTTCTTTCCTTTAAAGATTTTGATGTGGTTTTTGGGGATTGATTTTTGATTTTTCACCACATAATCTCCTGTAAGTAAATTAAAGGATTTATCGCAATGTTCTGCCATTCCAATTTTATAACCACTGTCGTAACCAATAACTCTCATTTTTAATTTTTTTTCATCAAACCTTAACTTGAAAAATCTTCCGAAAGTAGCGGTTCCGTCAAGAAAATAACCCACTTCCAGCACATTTTTTTTGGATTTCATTTGAACAGGATAGATATTCATATCGTGTTCGTTGATAAGTTTTAGTTGAAAAGTTTTGTTCAAACGGGTCAGAAAAATAAGGAGTTTATAATCTGCAAATTCGGATGTATTTTGCACAATCAATGCGATGTCTTTTTGGTTGTCTTGATCCAAATCGATCGAAATTTTTTCCATATTTCTACCATTGGCAGGACTTTTTTCCAAAACTTTGTAATTATTTGGAATTAAAATTTGCGAAAATACTCCAAATGAAATATGAATTGTCGCTAGTATGAAAAGTAGTTTTAATTTTGACATTTTAATGTTTTTTATAACTCTCTCAAATTTAGAAACAAAATTCTTAAAACAGAAAGTCATTTACAATTTGCAGGGTTTGGTTTACGATTCGTGCAGGTCTTTAAATTTTTAACATATGGCTCTTTTGAGCTGTTCTTGAGTGTAAGTGTAGTTTAAAGTGATGTTCATTTGTGTATAATGTCTTAATTTTTAATTATTTTTTAATAAAAAATGGTGCTATTTTTTCACATTTCCATAAATTTCTCCTGAAATCCAATCGCTTGTCTTTTCTGCAATTTCTTTTTTCAATGCCTGTCTTACTTCTGTTTCGAGGGATTTTTTTTCTTTACCTAAAACAAATTCAGAATGGTATTTTTCTTCTATATTTTGTATGTAATTTTTCAATGCTTTCTGCTGAAAAGTAGTTTTGGCTTTTTCGTGTAGAAATGCTAATCCAAGATGTTTCCATTCTTCATTTTCTTTGTAAAAGTTTGCATTTTTAGCATTTTTTTGGAGGTAATCTTCAATGTAAATTTCGGATTTTACCAATGCGAGTTTTCCATTTTTGTCAACGGAATAGATTTGTTTTCTAAAACCAAAAGGAACTACAAAAGAGGGCATTCTGTCTGCAGTTGCCCAATAAGAATAAAAAATAATAGCGTTTGCGGTAGTTTTATAAGTTCCCAATTCAACACTCACTGAGCTGCAATCTCCTTCTTCTTTGTATGCGGTGTGTGTAAGAAGTTGTTTGTTTCCTCTATAAAAATGAATCGTTTCTTGTCCAAAGCCATCAGAAGTATTGCTTTTTAGAACTTCAATCAGAAATTTTTGATTATTTACGACCAATTCTTTTCGCTGACCGTAAATGTTCAAATTAAAAACAAGTAACAACAATGGGAGAAAAATATATTTTAGTTGCATAGGATTTGAAGTTTTTTGGAATGTATTCAACTTTAAATTAATAATCCCCGCGACAGCTGAAAACATCGATTGGTAAATGTATCTAGTCTAAATACTCGATTGGTTTTGCACTCAATTTTTTTGTTGTCTTGGGTAATGATTTCTAATTTATAATCATTGGGTTTGTGTTTTTTAATGATATTTCAAAAATCCTTTGCCAATATTGGCAATCAAAGAAAATTGATGTCTCCCCATATTCTGAAAGGGATTGTGATTGGTAGAAATATTGTAACCGTAATAAAGCATCATATCTCCGAACAAACCTACGCCAATTTTTGGTGTTATAACAAAATCATTTTGACAGAAATTGGTTTGATATTTTGTTTCTAAAGCTGTTGCAATCATCATAGTATTGATTTCATAGCCCGCTTTTATTGCATAAATATTGCCAGAAAATGAATATTCAACAGCCGAATAAAAACTCTGTGAATAAAAACCTACATCAGAATAATTAGCTTTGTGATAGGCAATTCCCGCTTCTGTAAACAACGATTTTTGTACACCCAAACCTGCTCTGAATTCCCATTGTTTTTTTTGCCCAAAATTTTTATTTTCATTTTGAGAAAAGCATAAAATGGAACTCAATATTAATAGATGTGGAATTTTTTGCATAAGTTTTGTGTTTTATATGTTTTTCAGAAAATTATTTTTCCGTTTAATGCACGTTCTTGCAAGTCGGTACTTTTTTGTACATATATAATATTTACAATGCAAAAAAACAGCAATAGTAATAGTTTACTTTTCATTGGGTTGTGTTTTTTATTAACAGATCAAAATCTGGTTCTTCAAATTCAAATTCCTCTTGTTTGTAATTATCACAGCGATTTACTATGAAGGGCAATTTTTTTATTTTGTTTGATTCAGCCATTAAATACCGAAATTGAGAACCGTCATTTAAATGTTTTTCAAAAACAGCAATTCCCTTATCTTGATTTAAGAGATATATTTTTATTGTTCTGTTTTGTTGATACATTCCAGTGGTTTTCAACTCAAAAGTTGATTGATTTATTTTTCTTTGACTGAGAATTTTGTTCGCAACCGGACCTTCGCCCGTTATTTCAAGATAAGTTGAGTCTGTGACTGATGATTGAAAAAATGTGAAAAAGTCGCACGGATGATAGGCATAGAAATCGTTATTTAAAAACTTAATCTGAATCCATTTGTTTGAAGGAAGTATATTTTTTTGTTTTGTTAACGAGATTTTGTTTTTCATTAAATAATCAAGCGACCATTGAAAATGCTGTTTGTCAAACTCATCAAATTCAAAATCGAGAATATAATTATAAAATACGCTATTTTTATTTTTTTCGATAAAAACCGATTGCTGGCTTCCGTAGTGAGTGTCTTTTTTAAGGAATAAAGTATCCGCTTTCCGTGATTGACCAGATATATTCTGAGCAATTAGAAAGTTAAGAACAATACATATACAACACCAATTTTTCACTTTTCAAAATTTTTAAATTCCTTTTTCAAGTACGAGCAATCCAACTAATTGAGTTATAAAAATATCAAATTTTAATAAGTGTGATGTAGAACTTGTTCTACATATAAACAAAATACTATGTTTATTATGCTAGAGTTTACGGTAATAAAGTTTAATTTTGCTTTTGATATATGCTTTTATAATGTTTTAGGGAACATTATTACCAATTAATATTTAATAGAGCATATAGCAATTGTTCTTTTTGTAAAAAATGATACACAAATTAATGAAGTTGTTATGAAATATTATATATCTATAACGCATGTACTACTATATAGTGCTTTATTCAGCAGTTTTTCTGCCTTTTCTCAATCGGGAATAGTCACAAAAAATGCAAAGGCCAATCTGCATATAGAGCCTTCGTCTATAACAAACCCCACGGGGCAAGATGGAATTTTGGTACCCAGAGTTCAAAATTTTCCGGTTACAAACCCCACAAGATTGGGACAGTTGGTTTATTTATCAGGTAATGCCACTTTAAACGACGAGTTTTATTATTGGGATGGATCCAATTGGATACCATTTACAAAAGTGCTAAACAGAGATTTAGATGAAACGATATATGCCTTTGACGGACAGGGTTATACAGGAGCTTCTCCCCAGAGAACTATAAACTTTTCACGTTTTTTAAAAGCATCTACTGATGGTTTTTCGGTAAATAATAACGAGGTTACAGTGGGTAAAAACGGTTTGTACCTTATTTCTTTTACAGCAAATACTAAAAAACCATTAGGAGTCAATGAGCAGGCAAATTTCACTTATACAATCTTAGTGAATGGCACGGCAGCCTCAGCAGTTCAAACATCAATTGCCGCAGAAGAGGTATCGTCAACCAGCGCATCTTTTAGTTTTCTGAAAAGATTAAATGCAGGCGATAAGATCACCGCAAGTGTTAACAAATCAAATGTAGGGTCAACGGTGACAACCTTAAGCAATTATGAGGCTTTCGGTATTAATAATTTAACCTTGTACTTTATACAAAATTAGTTTTATGAAAAAAGTATATTTCACTTCCGCTTTACTTTTGGCTACACTAATTGTAAAAGCACAAACACTTACAGGTGTTGGGACACAAACTCCCAAAGCAGCATTGCATATTGAACCTCAAAATGCGGTAACACCAAAATCAAGCGCGGGGTTAGGAATACCGGTTTTAGACCGTTTTCCGGCAATAAACCCAACGAACGATCAAAATGCCATGTTAATATTTCTGCGAAATACAACCGATTCTAATTTAGAAGGGTTTTATTATTGGGATGCAGCAACCAATAGCTGGGAATATATTGTAGATTTTAAAACCATTGGTTTAGACACTTCCAAAACCATTGTAAGCGGAAATGCCTTTACACCTAATAATATCACAGGAACAGGTACAGATTCAAGGTTTATTCCATTAACAATTATTAATAGTTTAGACCCCAGTTTTTCATTAACAACAAACGGAGGTTTAAAAGTAGGGAAAACAGCAAAATATTATCTCATTTTTACAGGAGGTATTTATAAAACAGCAAGTAACCAAGCCAGTCAATATACTACAGATATTTTGATCAACGGAACTGTGGGAACTTTAACTTCTGTTGATTCTGCTCCAGGCGGATCTATTGATGGAAGATCAGCTACGTTTTATATTGCTGCTATTGTAAATTTAACCAAAGACGATGTGTTAACAATTCGTACAACGCGCGGCAGTACAACAATTCCTAATACCGTTAGTGTTAATACACCATATACCTTAACAATGATAAATTTAGATTAAGTATGAAAAAAAGCGTTTTAATTTTAATAGCTACAATGTTTGCTCACACAAATTTATCTTTTGCTCAAATAGGTATTAATAAAAACACACCCCAAGCCACACTAGACATTGTCGCTGCAAATCAAGCAAATCCATCCAACACATCGGGTATCATTATCCCACGAGTAAGTGTTTTAAACACTACCGATACCAAAGAAAAAGGCTTGTTGGTTTTTTTAAATGTTGCAGACAGCACACAAAGAGGTTTTTATTGGTGGGACGGCGTGCAATGGAACCCGTTTTTATCGCTTAGCAATGTTACAAACAATAAATCGATAACCTATGTTTCTACAAAAAGCACGTTTAAGGAAGGAAACATGACAGAAGATGTAGCAACAAACGACAGAACACTTGAATTTGATGAGATAAACACCAACGACACCCCAAGTTTTGAACTAAACGCAGCAGGGGAGTTGGTAGTAAAAAAGTCAGGGTATTTCCACGTTCAGGCAGCATCATTTATTAGAAAAAACAGCGGAACAACTCAAAATAAAAGAGATCAACTAGATATGAAAATCTATGTGAATGGAGTAGATGCTTCGATAGATAATAGTGCAAACTTTAATATAGAAGGCACCAAGGCCTATCCAATTGGTTTTTTTACTATTGCAATCAATGCAGCTGGTGTTTTAAAACTTGATGCAAACGATCGATTATCTATGAAAATTATTCGGTCTTACAGAGATGCCCAAGATGACCCTGCAGGACATATCATAATTCCTGATCCAAATGCAAAGTCAAACATTACACTAAGGTTTATGGGCGATTTTTAAAATAATGTGTATTCTAAAAATACTAAAAACCACATAGAGTAAAACGTAAATAGTTTAAATCTATGTGGTTTTGTTTTTTTAATTTTACGGTATCGAAAGTTTCTTTATAAAACAATATTATTCGTCGGAGTAATTGCTGGTGGAAGATTTTCTTCATCTAACATATCGCGCATATCAATTTCGATGGTACGGCTTATTTGTGTAATGGGAACATCGTTTGCACTGCCTTCAAAAGGGTTCATTGAACTTTCGCCAACGGTATCTAAGGTAATAAATACCCAAGTTAAAATCATTGAAAAAGGTACGTTTAACCAAACCGAATACCCTTCGATAATAGTATTTGTGCCTAGTTTGTCAAATTCATTCAGCAAACCAAACGGAACAGACAACACAAACAAAAACAGTAGATAAGTGGTTATAGAACTGAAGTTACGCGGGTACGGAAAATTCTTAATACGCTCTGCTTTCCCTTGATGATCGGTAAATTTTGTTAGCGATTGTTGCAGTAAATTCCATTGAAAATCGTTAATAGCACCGTCTTTGTACAATTGCGCCAAATGTTTTGACTGCAAAGCCGAAAGTTGTGTGGCACGGTTTTTCTTTTGTAAGATGTATGAATATTCATCTGCTGACAAAAAAGGTTTTAACTCGTTTTCAATGTTAGATACTCTTTCGGGTATTGCATAATACTGTAAATATTCTTCATTTGATTTTTCGGTCATATTTTCCCAAGTGCGTGGATCACGTAGTTGAAAACGCAGGGCAGTTAACCAAGCAAAGTGTCTGTAAAAAATCGTTTTAACCTCGTTATTGGATCCATTCAAAGCATCTCGAAGCGAATAAGCAAACGAACGGCTGTCGTTGATAATGGCACCGTAAATTTGTCGGGCTTCCCACAAGCGGGCATAGCTGGCATTGTTTTTAAAACCAACGATAAAAGCCACGGCCGTACCTAAAATAGTGATGGGCTGCCAAGGCAACAATATAAAATGAGCGCCTAAAAAATAACACAATGTGGGGATTAGAGAAAGTATAAAAACTTTGTAAATGGTTCTGCGGGTCCACATAATGAACTCTGTTGGGCTAAATCTTCTTCCTGCGTTCATGTTTTTTAATAATTAGGATACTGAAAAGTATTGTTTTTGAAATGAATGATTAATGGGTGTTTGTTTTACTAGAAAATTTACTAATTATAATTCCCACCAAAACAACCGAATAAAATTGACCAATGATACCAATGAGCGATGTGATGAGTTTGGTTTGATACGAATTAGGTGTAATATCGCCATATCCTATTGTGGTTAGGGTAATAGAGCAAAAATATACCAAATCTATAAACGTGTGTGCCGGACTGCTATAGTCAAGACCTTTGAACGAATTTGGATCGGTATATGCAAAAATCTGCAGCATAAATACAAATGCTTCCAACAGCAATAAAAGCCCGCAAGCCGATGCCGAGATGATATCTGTATTGATATAGCTGGGTTTTGTTAAAAACTTAAAAATCTCAAGAAAAATGAAAAAATAAAAAATTACATAGCAAATATTTAAAAGCTTCATAAACCATGTGATTTCCTTAAAAAAGGGGAGCAGCACGGGAAGAGCTATTACCAAGATGGTTAAAACATTTTTTATGAAGTTTTTTGCTTTGCCTTTTTCAATAAACACACCAATACTTGCCAACCCTAAAAACACCATATTAAGCGGCCATAACACTTCTATATAAAAAGGAATATCTTCTACCACAATCCCAATAAAAAGATGTTGAATAAGTGCTGCAAGAAGCAGTTCGTATTTTCGTTTTTGTAAAAATGTTTTCATTTTTGTTTTTTATCAATAGTGATAAAAATAATTTATTTAAGATAAATTAATGCGTTAAATAATAAATTTTAACGGCAGATTAATCGCTATTTGTTTTTTCTGTTGTAAATTTATGGCAGAACCTTAATAGATGAAAGTTGCAAATAGTTAAATTTGAATGTTTTCCTATGAGTAACGATAAAAAAAATTTGGAATTGTGATGATACACAATTTGCTATAAAAGCATACGAATCATCTTTTTTGACCAATATCTAGTCGGTTAAACATTTTATTTTCGTTTTCATGAAAGTGAAAATATACACGAAAAGTTCCCCATTGACCAGCGTAGAAATTTCCATTAATAAGTTGCCCGTTGTTTTCTATTGTATCAATCGACAAAAATTTTTCTTTGTGATGAAAAGCATTATCAAAAAATGATTGAAAGTCTAACTTTCTACCGTCATCTGTAAAAACAACATCTTTGGTAAAATAAGAGTAAAAAGCTGTTTTATCATTGTTTTGTAAAGCTTCGATAGCCTTTCTTACATTTTCATTAGTAATTTTGTTTAAATCCATTATGGTATTGGTTTCTGATTTTAAAATAGGTGTAATATTCTCTTTTTTTTGTGCACACGAAACGATAGACAAAGTTGCAACAAGTATTGCAAATATATTTTTCATGTTAAGTTGATTTTAAAGGATGCTGCAAATAGATAATCAGTAAATTCAATAATAAAAAAGGAATTTCAACTGCCACACCTTTTAAATCCTTATTCAATAATTGTAAACAAATAATCATTAAAATGCCAGTAGCCATTATAAAATTGCCCCAAACAAATGTTTTTGGAAAAAGAATTAAAAGGGCAGCAAGCATTGTAACAACTCCGTTAATCATCACTGCTGTTTTAGAAAAACCAAATCTAGCGAACATATTAAGCATTTCTGGTTTGCCTGAAAGCATTGCATAACCTTGCTTTAAGCCCATGAAGATAGCACCAAAAATAAATCCGGTGTTTAAAATTTTTAGCAACATATTTTTTTCTAAATAAAAGGGCAAATAACCAAGTTACTTGCCCAGCAAATATAAACTATTTTTTAAAATTAGCGTGTAGTATAACCACCGTTTGCAAAAATGGTTTGCCCTGTAATCCACCAGCCATCAGTTACCAAAAATTCTACTAAAGGAGCAATGTCTTTAATATCTGTTAAACCGCCCAAAGCCGAAGCAGATTTGTGATAGGCAACAGCTTCAGGTGCTTCTTGACCATAGAAAAAAGGTGTGTCCATTGGTCCGGGTGCAACTGCCGAAACCGAAATTCCGCGATGACCAAATTCTTTAGAAGCCATTCGTGTGAAATGCTCAACAGGAGCTTTAGCACCAGCATAGGTAGAATACAAACCAGTATAGGCTGCCAATAAAGAAGTTAAAATAGTATTGATTTTACCATTGTCATTCAAATGTTTACCGGCTTCTTGGATGAAAAAGTATGCCACTTTAGAGTTGATATCAAACATGGTGTCGTAATCAGCTTCGGTAGTATCTAAAAAAGGTTTTTTAAGCACCATTCCAACAGTATTGATGGCAATGTCAATACCGCCAAATTGCTGTTTAGCTTCAAGGAATAACTTTGATATATTCTCTACCTTTGTTAAGTCTGCCTGAAATAAAAATGCTTCTCCGCCGGCGTTCTTAATGTCATTTAAAGTTTGTTCCGCATCGGTTTTTGTACTGTCGCTATTGTAATGAATAGCTACTTTTGCACCTTTCGCCGCAAAATTTCGGCTCAATAATCCGCCTAAATTTTTAGCTCCACCAGCAATTAGTACTATTTTTCCGTTTAAATCGTTTCGTAACATAATTTTTGTTTTTAATATTTTTACAAAGTTCCGTTACAGAAATGTTTAAATCATGGTGAACTTTTCGGTAGTTTTCAAGGAACAGTTTTTTTTCGGAATTTACCAGGAGTTTCGCCAGTGAATTTTTTAAAAAATTTCGAAAAATTAGAAGGGTCATAAGTAAGCCTTCTTGCCACTTCGGCAATGGATAAATTTGTTTCTAGGAGCATTTTTTTTGCTACTTCAATGATTTTATGATCATAAAAATAGCAAGGATGTTGACCAAATTTTTTTTGAATTGTGTCAGATAAATGTTGGTGAGAAATAGCTAATTCACTAGCAATTTCATTAAGTTCTAAAAATGAAAGTGCTTTTCCAGTCACCACTTCATTAATATGATGATCTAAGAAATGAAAATAATCAACAGATATTTCATCGCTTCTGCTTAATTGTTTAGATTTCGTCATGCAGCAAAATTAGTGTTTTTATTTATTAATTAATAGTGTTTTTTTTATTAAAAAAATGTTGATTTTTTTGCATCTCATTGTATATTTGCTGAAATATAAAATAATTTATGAAAAACATATATATTCTTATTTTGTTGTTGTTTTCCAGCGTGTGCTTTGGTCAATACTATGAACAACATTATATAGCTCCAGCACCTTGGCAATATTGGAACAATGCCAACGAAATTGTTATAGGAACTATAGAACCCAATGTAAATGTGGTAGTACAAGTTAGTAAGAGTGATGGTACTTTGGTTACTACTTTGAATGTCACTGAAAACAACCCAGTTTCGTACATATTTACGGGTGCTTTCACAACTACACCTAAAAACAATTTGAATATTATTGAAAACGATAAAGGATTAATCATAGAGGCTACACATCCTGTAATGGTAAATGTTAGGAATATTGCTTCAGATGCAGTTGGAAGTACTGTGGCTAATATAAAAGGCAATGCATCATTAGTAAGTTTTGGTTCGGAAGGATTGGGGTTGGAATTCAGGGTAGGGTACTATCGAAATTCTGTTCAAGGGTTAAATATGGGAGCACCCGTATATTCAGTTATGGCAACAGAAGATAATACATTGGTTAATTTACCTGCGAGTACTATTTCACTGAATAAAGGACAAAGCTATTTGTTTAACGCTCCTATGGGATCTTTGATAAACGCAGATAAGCCCCTTGTTATGAATACTGGAAATTATGGAGATACCCCGCAAATTTGTGGAGCAGCAGGTCAAGATGGCGAAGATGGAACATTTGATCAAATTGCACCTCTTCAATCATTAGGAACTAAGTACATGGTGGTGCGGGGAGAAGGAAGCGTACCAACAATCGCCCAGTCACAACAAGGTTTTGGTTCGGAACAAACTACAATTGTAGCTTCAAAAAACAATACTATAGTTACCATTCAAAATTTCAATGCAAACGGAACTGTAGCCGGTGCACCATTATCAATGTTTTTAAACACTGGCGATTCCTATACATTTTACCATGGAAATGGATTAGATTTGTTATCATCATCAATGATTACTTCTGATCAACCTATAATTGTTTACTCAGGAACAGCTGTTGATTGTGAAACCGATATTTCAACTGTTTTGCCTATTGGAGGTTGCTCAGGATCATTGAATATCCAAACCAAAAAGTTTATAGACTATAATAATGGAAACTTACCCTACTATGGATTTTGCATTATTGAAAGTAATACGGTTCCGGTTTTTGTGAACGGACAGAATATCGAAGTGCTTACAGGAAATTTGAGAGTACCTATTGGAACCACCGGTTTTTATTTAATTACTTTTGATAATGTACAAATAAATAATCCAGCCAATCTAATTATCACTTCTACGTTGCCATTAACCTCAAGTTTGGTGCAGCAAGGTGGAGGCTTTTCAATGTCGGCATTTTTCTCCTCTTTTGGTGAAGCTGCTGATCCTCCCGTGTTTGCAAAAAGAAATAGTGATTGCAGTGTAACATTAGAAGCCGAGGATGGTTACAGTCAATATGTATGGTATAAAGATGAAATAAATTATCAAACAACAACAAAAAACACTCTTCAAGTAACCCAATCGGGTAGTTATTCTGTACAAGTGATGCGCGACTGCGGATTATCAAACGTATCTGTAGCTTTAGATGTAGAAATTGAACCATGTTCCGATCTGGAAGTAGTAAAAGAACGCACGTATCAAAAAGATTTGGATGTAACTTTCACAATAACCGTTACAAACCGAAATCCACATTTTACTGAACCCAACGCCATTGCCACCGATATACTGCCGCAAGGCTTAGTTTATGTTAATTCCACTACAACAAAAGGTGTTTATAACAATACTACTGGTATTTGGAATATAGGTTCATTAGCGCCCAATGAATCGCAAACTTTAGTAATAGATTGCACTATTGGATCTTCAGGTGATTATGTAAATACTTCAACAGTTGCTGGGGATTTTGAAGATACAAATACTAAAAATAATAAAGATACAGCAACAGTAGAAGCATTAGTTGCAGATCTTGATGCAGTTAAAGATGATTTTAGAGAACTTTACATTCCAAACGATTATTTAGAATATTCAATAAAAGTAACCAATAAAGGACCACAACGAGCATTAAATGTACTTGTGAAAGATGAAATGCCACATGCCACAACAGAGATGAGTTGGAGTGGAAATGGCAAATCTGGAACGGGAGATTTGATAGATATAATTAATGCTTTAAACCCTAATGATGTAGTAGAGTATAAGGTTCGTTTAAGAGTACCCGCAGATCATAAAGGTGTCTTTACAAACAGCGTAGATGTTAGTTCTGAGTATGTAGTTGATCCAAACCCGGTATGTACTAGATGTTCGGATACAGATCTTCCCGAATTTAATATTCCTCGTGGAATTTCTCCTAATGGTGATGGGGATAATGATTACCTAGATTTGTCGTACTTCTTTGTGAGTAGAATTGTTATCTTTAATAGATATGGACAAGAAGTATATTCTAAAAATAATTATACGAATGAATGGTATGGTCAAGACAACAATAATAGAATATTACCATCAGGTACCTATTTTTATACTGCATATATTCTGAATAATCCATACAAAACAGGCTATATAGAAGTTATCAGAGAGGTGAGGTAAAAGGTAATTCTATATTGAAACAAGAAATTGAAAACACCACTGCGATTTATAAATTGGTTAAAATGAGCATGGATGAAGAGGATTGGGCTTTGTGGAATTTCATGCAATGGTTGGTAGCTGAACAACGCGAAGAAGAGAAATTGGCGT is from Paenimyroides aestuarii and encodes:
- a CDS encoding bestrophin family protein, whose translation is MNAGRRFSPTEFIMWTRRTIYKVFILSLIPTLCYFLGAHFILLPWQPITILGTAVAFIVGFKNNASYARLWEARQIYGAIINDSRSFAYSLRDALNGSNNEVKTIFYRHFAWLTALRFQLRDPRTWENMTEKSNEEYLQYYAIPERVSNIENELKPFLSADEYSYILQKKNRATQLSALQSKHLAQLYKDGAINDFQWNLLQQSLTKFTDHQGKAERIKNFPYPRNFSSITTYLLFLFVLSVPFGLLNEFDKLGTNTIIEGYSVWLNVPFSMILTWVFITLDTVGESSMNPFEGSANDVPITQISRTIEIDMRDMLDEENLPPAITPTNNIVL
- a CDS encoding SDR family oxidoreductase, translating into MLRNDLNGKIVLIAGGAKNLGGLLSRNFAAKGAKVAIHYNSDSTKTDAEQTLNDIKNAGGEAFLFQADLTKVENISKLFLEAKQQFGGIDIAINTVGMVLKKPFLDTTEADYDTMFDINSKVAYFFIQEAGKHLNDNGKINTILTSLLAAYTGLYSTYAGAKAPVEHFTRMASKEFGHRGISVSAVAPGPMDTPFFYGQEAPEAVAYHKSASALGGLTDIKDIAPLVEFLVTDGWWITGQTIFANGGYTTR
- a CDS encoding helix-turn-helix domain-containing protein, whose translation is MTKSKQLSRSDEISVDYFHFLDHHINEVVTGKALSFLELNEIASELAISHQHLSDTIQKKFGQHPCYFYDHKIIEVAKKMLLETNLSIAEVARRLTYDPSNFSKFFKKFTGETPGKFRKKTVP
- a CDS encoding DoxX family protein, producing MLLKILNTGFIFGAIFMGLKQGYAMLSGKPEMLNMFARFGFSKTAVMINGVVTMLAALLILFPKTFVWGNFIMATGILMIICLQLLNKDLKGVAVEIPFLLLNLLIIYLQHPLKST
- a CDS encoding ferritin-like domain-containing protein, whose amino-acid sequence is MKQEIENTTAIYKLVKMSMDEEDWALWNFMQWLVAEQREEEKLALDLLDKVKLAGGENMSNTAKFELNKAIGDTQQDFPIADDVNPLQ
- a CDS encoding potassium channel family protein, which codes for MKTFLQKRKYELLLAALIQHLFIGIVVEDIPFYIEVLWPLNMVFLGLASIGVFIEKGKAKNFIKNVLTILVIALPVLLPFFKEITWFMKLLNICYVIFYFFIFLEIFKFLTKPSYINTDIISASACGLLLLLEAFVFMLQIFAYTDPNSFKGLDYSSPAHTFIDLVYFCSITLTTIGYGDITPNSYQTKLITSLIGIIGQFYSVVLVGIIISKFSSKTNTH
- a CDS encoding T9SS type B sorting domain-containing protein; the encoded protein is MKNIYILILLLFSSVCFGQYYEQHYIAPAPWQYWNNANEIVIGTIEPNVNVVVQVSKSDGTLVTTLNVTENNPVSYIFTGAFTTTPKNNLNIIENDKGLIIEATHPVMVNVRNIASDAVGSTVANIKGNASLVSFGSEGLGLEFRVGYYRNSVQGLNMGAPVYSVMATEDNTLVNLPASTISLNKGQSYLFNAPMGSLINADKPLVMNTGNYGDTPQICGAAGQDGEDGTFDQIAPLQSLGTKYMVVRGEGSVPTIAQSQQGFGSEQTTIVASKNNTIVTIQNFNANGTVAGAPLSMFLNTGDSYTFYHGNGLDLLSSSMITSDQPIIVYSGTAVDCETDISTVLPIGGCSGSLNIQTKKFIDYNNGNLPYYGFCIIESNTVPVFVNGQNIEVLTGNLRVPIGTTGFYLITFDNVQINNPANLIITSTLPLTSSLVQQGGGFSMSAFFSSFGEAADPPVFAKRNSDCSVTLEAEDGYSQYVWYKDEINYQTTTKNTLQVTQSGSYSVQVMRDCGLSNVSVALDVEIEPCSDLEVVKERTYQKDLDVTFTITVTNRNPHFTEPNAIATDILPQGLVYVNSTTTKGVYNNTTGIWNIGSLAPNESQTLVIDCTIGSSGDYVNTSTVAGDFEDTNTKNNKDTATVEALVADLDAVKDDFRELYIPNDYLEYSIKVTNKGPQRALNVLVKDEMPHATTEMSWSGNGKSGTGDLIDIINALNPNDVVEYKVRLRVPADHKGVFTNSVDVSSEYVVDPNPVCTRCSDTDLPEFNIPRGISPNGDGDNDYLDLSYFFVSRIVIFNRYGQEVYSKNNYTNEWYGQDNNNRILPSGTYFYTAYILNNPYKTGYIEVIREVR